From Poecile atricapillus isolate bPoeAtr1 chromosome 11, bPoeAtr1.hap1, whole genome shotgun sequence, one genomic window encodes:
- the DUOXA1 gene encoding dual oxidase maturation factor 1, whose product MTLWDGSYPFYPGATACFPFDTTRAVIVTTFLSMLLTFIIILPGIRGRGRLFWFLRLVLGLFMGAVILTVQFTRDWETGWVQANTSYKSFSAAQVTADVGLHIGLAGVNITLRGKPVKQINETIDYNEHFPWNFGVDYEHSYSEGLEKGLPSPILYVAEKFSRQSPCAVHRQYRTAGHYVSLTLWLAFCTWLISIMLFSMSILLYGGHMLLVTATLILLSLLFFSTARNTLKCPIRFGPASLRTDYGESFWLTLAAGLLCLLLGLAIVILNSLQPEKLKLIFSMDKSREEEAWDRSCLAAEPSCSVQDGLMVPLGELCHVSSATPL is encoded by the exons ATGACGCTGTGGGATGGCTCCTACCCCTTCTACCCTGGAGCCACTGCCTGCTTCCCCTTTGACACCACCCGGGCTGTCATTGTCACCACATTCCTCTCCATGCTGCTCACGTTCATCATCATCCTGCCGGGGATCCGGGGCAGGGGG CGACTCTTCTGGTTCCTGCGGCTGGTGTTGGGACTCTTCATGGGAGCAGTGATCCTCA CTGTCCAGTTCACCAGGGACTGGGAGACTGGCTGGGTGCAGGCAAACACCTCCTACAAGTCCTTCAGCGCTGCCCAGGTGACCGCGGACGTCGGGCTGCACATCGGCCTGGCAGGGGTGAACATCACGCTCAGGG GAAAGCCAGTGAAGCAGATCAACGAGACCATCGACTACAACGAACACTTTCCCTGGAACTTTGGAGTGGATTATGAGCACAGCTACAGCGAGGGGCTGGAgaaggggctgcccagccccATCCTCTACGTGGCAGAGAAGTTCAGCAGGCAGAGCCCCTGTGCCGTGCACAGGCAGTACCGCACCGCCGGCCACTACGTGTCTCTCACCCTGTG GCTGGCCTTTTGCACGTGGCTCATTTCCATCATGCTCTTCTCCATGTCCATCCTGCTCTATGGTGGCCACATGCTTCTGGTCACTGCCACTCTGATCCTCCTCTCACTGCTCTTCTTCTCCACTGCAAGAAACACCCTCAAGTGCCCCATCCGGTTCGGCCCAGCTTCCTTGAGGACGGATTATGGTGAATCCTTTTGGCTGACATTAGCAGCAG GCCTGCTGtgcctgctcctggggctggccATCGTCATCCTCAACTCCCTGCAGCCAGAGAAGCTGAAGCTCATCTTCAGCATGGAcaagagcagggaagaggaggcGTGGGACAGGTCCTGCCTGGCAGCTGAGCCCAGCTGCTCAGTGCAGGATGGGCTGATGGTGCCCCTGGGGGAGCTGTGCCATGTGAGCTCAGCCACCCCACTCtga
- the NMB gene encoding neuromedin-B isoform X2 produces MARESTAGMRRESTARMARESTAGMARESTAGMRRESTARMARESTAGMGQQSTAGMARESTAGMARESTAGMARESTARMARESTARMARESTARMARESTARMARESTARMARESTARMARESTARMARESTARMARESTAGMRRESTAGMRRESTARMARESTARMAREGTARMAREGTARMAREGTARMAREGTAGMRREGTAGMAREGTAGMRREGTAGMRREGTAGMRREGTAGMRRESTARMAREGTAELGAGRYRVPPQGFKEQGCARPSPLSSSSSSSGTGPAMALLCLLLLLCGAALGPAVHLDFAEHRSQAAKIKVNPRGNLWATGHFMGKKSVTGSPHLETPEEPAVPMVFGPSLRALLEDMMELLTRELLKILLQERLLDENQGKYDLTDQETGLLTKVLEKYFSS; encoded by the exons ATGGCACGGGAGAGCACGGCTGGGATGCGACGGGAGAGCACGGCTCGGATGGCACGGGAGAGCACGGCTGGGATGGCACGGGAGAGCACGGCTGGGATGCGACGGGAGAGCACGGCTCGGATGGCACGGGAGAGCACGgctgggatgggacagcagaGTACGGCTGGGATGGCACGGGAGAGCACGGCTGGGATGGCACGGGAGAGCACGGCTGGGATGGCACGGGAGAGCACGGCTCGGATGGCACGGGAGAGCACGGCTCGGATGGCACGGGAGAGCACGGCTCGGATGGCACGGGAGAGCACGGCTCGGATGGCACGGGAGAGCACGGCTCGGATGGCACGGGAGAGCACGGCTCGGATGGCACGGGAGAGCACGGCTCGGATGGCACGGGAGAGCACGGCTCGGATGGCACGGGAGAGCACGGCTGGGATGCGACGGGAGAGCACGGCTGGGATGCGACGGGAGAGCACGGCTCGGATGGCACGGGAGAGCACGGCTCGGATGGCACGGGAGGGCACGGCTCGGATGGCACGGGAGGGCACGGCTCGGATGGCACGGGAGGGCACGGCTCGGATGGCACGGGAGGGCACGGCTGGGATGCGACGTGAGGGCACGGCTGGGATGGCACGGGAGGGCACGGCTGGGATGCGACGGGAGGGCACGGCTGGGATGCGACGGGAGGGCACGGCTGGGATGCGACGGGAGGGCACGGCTGGGATGCGACGGGAGAGCACGGCTCGGATGGCACGGGAGGGCACGGCGGAGCTCGGAGCGGGGCGGTACCGGGTCCCGCCCCAAGGCTTtaaggagcagggctgtgcccgtCCCTCCCCtttaagcagcagcagcagcagcagcggtaCCGGGCCCGCGATGGcgctgctctgcctcctgctgctgctgtgcgGAGCCGCGCTCGGACCCGCCGTGCACCTCGACTTCGCCGAGCACCGCAGCCAGGCCGCCAAGATCAAGGTCAACCCCCGCGGCAACCTCTGGGCCACAG GTCACTTCATGGGGAAGAAGAGCGTCACGGGCTCCCCACACCTGGAGACTCCGGAGGAGCCTGCGGTGCCGATGGTCTTTGGTCCCTCTCTACGAGCCCTGCTGGAGGACATGATGGAACTGCTGACCCGGGAGCTCCTGAAAATCCTCTTGCAAGAGAGGCTATTGGATGAGAACCAAGGGAAATACGACCTCACTGACCAG GAGACAGGGCTTTTAACCAAGGTGCTGGAGAAGTACTTCTCAAGCTGA
- the NMB gene encoding neuromedin-B isoform X1 — MARESTAGMRRESTARMARESTAGMARESTAGMRRESTARMARESTAGMGQQSTAGMARESTAGMARESTAGMARESTARMARESTARMARESTARMARESTARMARESTARMARESTARMARESTARMARESTARMARESTAGMRRESTAGMRRESTARMARESTARMAREGTARMAREGTARMAREGTARMAREGTAGMRREGTAGMAREGTAGMRREGTAGMRREGTAGMRREGTAGMRRESTARMAREGTAELGAGRYRVPPQGFKEQGCARPSPLSSSSSSSGTGPAMALLCLLLLLCGAALGPAVHLDFAEHRSQAAKIKVNPRGNLWATGHFMGKKSVTGSPHLETPEEPAVPMVFGPSLRALLEDMMELLTRELLKILLQERLLDENQGKYDLTDQVEQRCRIGRLRATDGSSLFWTHFQQIKVN, encoded by the exons ATGGCACGGGAGAGCACGGCTGGGATGCGACGGGAGAGCACGGCTCGGATGGCACGGGAGAGCACGGCTGGGATGGCACGGGAGAGCACGGCTGGGATGCGACGGGAGAGCACGGCTCGGATGGCACGGGAGAGCACGgctgggatgggacagcagaGTACGGCTGGGATGGCACGGGAGAGCACGGCTGGGATGGCACGGGAGAGCACGGCTGGGATGGCACGGGAGAGCACGGCTCGGATGGCACGGGAGAGCACGGCTCGGATGGCACGGGAGAGCACGGCTCGGATGGCACGGGAGAGCACGGCTCGGATGGCACGGGAGAGCACGGCTCGGATGGCACGGGAGAGCACGGCTCGGATGGCACGGGAGAGCACGGCTCGGATGGCACGGGAGAGCACGGCTCGGATGGCACGGGAGAGCACGGCTGGGATGCGACGGGAGAGCACGGCTGGGATGCGACGGGAGAGCACGGCTCGGATGGCACGGGAGAGCACGGCTCGGATGGCACGGGAGGGCACGGCTCGGATGGCACGGGAGGGCACGGCTCGGATGGCACGGGAGGGCACGGCTCGGATGGCACGGGAGGGCACGGCTGGGATGCGACGTGAGGGCACGGCTGGGATGGCACGGGAGGGCACGGCTGGGATGCGACGGGAGGGCACGGCTGGGATGCGACGGGAGGGCACGGCTGGGATGCGACGGGAGGGCACGGCTGGGATGCGACGGGAGAGCACGGCTCGGATGGCACGGGAGGGCACGGCGGAGCTCGGAGCGGGGCGGTACCGGGTCCCGCCCCAAGGCTTtaaggagcagggctgtgcccgtCCCTCCCCtttaagcagcagcagcagcagcagcggtaCCGGGCCCGCGATGGcgctgctctgcctcctgctgctgctgtgcgGAGCCGCGCTCGGACCCGCCGTGCACCTCGACTTCGCCGAGCACCGCAGCCAGGCCGCCAAGATCAAGGTCAACCCCCGCGGCAACCTCTGGGCCACAG GTCACTTCATGGGGAAGAAGAGCGTCACGGGCTCCCCACACCTGGAGACTCCGGAGGAGCCTGCGGTGCCGATGGTCTTTGGTCCCTCTCTACGAGCCCTGCTGGAGGACATGATGGAACTGCTGACCCGGGAGCTCCTGAAAATCCTCTTGCAAGAGAGGCTATTGGATGAGAACCAAGGGAAATACGACCTCACTGACCAG GTGGAGCAGAGGTGCAGGATTGGGAGACTGAGAGCCACTGATGGTTCAAGCCTCTTTTGGACCCACTTTCAGCAGATTAAGGTAAACTGA